GCTATGCAAAGTTAAACTTGGTCTTCCACTGTCTatactcttatcactatttatcccttCTTCAATGTCAGAATTCGGATACATACAAGACTATTCCAATTTTTAGCATCAGAATATTGGTCCATACTCCAtctacaattatttttttaatttatcttcgGTGATGTTAGTGGAATGCACTTAATTTAGGTTTGTTAATTCACCCTAATTCAGAGTAAAAGTTACTCTTACAACCCTTATTACGAGTCTACGGAACCCTAAAAGTAGTTTAAAGATAggcaaggactaatttgaaacaattttggaagtttaggaaataattacaaaaaatttgatattaggagtcacacgcccgtgtggccaggccgtgtaactctctaacttgagtcacacacccatgtgtgTTGCCCGTGTGTGCACCTAAAAGTACTTTAAACCTAAAAGTActttaaaactcaagtttaccatttcctacttaCTTGAGCACTAAGCAACTCAATTACCAATCATTTAACCTATTGAAAACACGATTAAACGTGCCCAAAATACACCAAATTTATCACCTaatatgcctaaccaatgtacccccATTGGTACCATATTTCATATGTTCAaatacatcaacaacacatcaaACATTCAAGCCTTTCATTCATATTCACATTTACCATAACTGGACTATCACTTAGCTATTTAAGCTACTAAACTCTAATCTAACACATACCAAATATAAACTAGGCTAACATATCAACATAGCCTTAACCACAACCATATACACATTTAAGCATCATTTCACTAGTAATTAAGATAACCACACCTTATAGACAATATCAACAAAAGactccctaggtacatgccattacaaaatgaaatatcaccacacttgagcttgggattttttatttgatgttgatttggCGATAAATTGAACAGTACCTAGCCTATGCACGGAAAATAAAACTGCACgttgagtaaaactcagtggtatttctatattCCGAATAACATAAGCTTgatataagtatttaaaatgcaaaatacaacaagtaagctatgttcatgtgtttcaattcaatggtataatttttttctcattccttattcacatctactaagattttcacatattcaaatatataggTATACATTAATGgcattttatttaacatttgaatacatcattttatgcaatggcatgattcatatatttgatcaatacttgaattcattcaagtttcacatctcaattcatcatttcatatctcatttctcatctcataatcatttctcatatttgtcatttcaatatttcctcatctcatattcatttctcatcttttccatttcaattagataaattattattttactttccctTATTAACACGACACGGGCTTGGACAGATACacgaatccaaccaacacaacagtttgacacccagtgcctcatcggataaatctgaAGTAATAACTAAGCCTagcgctatataaattgacacccagtatctcatcggttaaaccaaagcaaattggcacctagtgcctcatcgactcgaggtcgaagtaatccttgaactcttcctatcctatgacattccatctatatctgactcagcTCGATACAATTAATAAGgattcatttcacttttcaatacaaccaatgtctcaatttcatgaatgtatatcatcacatataagcatatattcaatttggtaaaaatcacatttttctcaatacacatatattcataatcaatatatttcataatatacaaaatcaatccatttcattttaagtatgaatttaatttaatctcaaagtaccaaagtactcacctcaaatccttaccatatgcaaacaattatatatgcaaaatagtctactatttaatttggattatagaaacacaaacagTGATTTCTGAGCTATTCAACGttgattttatccttcccctttttactTGAGGATATCGATACAACGTTAGCtacgaaataaaataattaaatcacattaatattacacattttaacttcacattaaatttcaattttcacactatattttgcttattcttcaatttagtccctaaaccgagactgaTTTTAACCTTCACAATTAACTTTATATTTCTATACTAATTTTACTCTAGACCACATTTAGCTTCCTCTTTTCCAATTCGacccttaattttgaaattttcacaatttagtccctattattcaaaatcaacaattaattccacaatttagtccttttctatttctaacttaaaatctatatatttaatccttaatacttAAACTACTCAACAATgtcaacatctaaaatcttgaacaatactaaaaattacaatatgagTCGGGTAGCCCTAAATATCGagattccaaaaacgtaaaatttacaagataaaaactaaattgcacAAAccaatttggatttgaatttcaAAACCCCTAGCCGTgcattctcttcttctttttctttttctttctttcatttgtttaatttgcatgtctccactttcttttcttttattataactttcattctaattattattataatatatatacacattaaagttaacatatattaaaaatatatatatatatatatatatatatatactgtcgaaaccatttttttgaaaaataaaagttttaggttgtcgacttttaaaaaatgaaaattgggagtcgccaccaatcttttattgaggtgtgattggatcacctaaaaaaacggctttggtctacgagttttagaaaaacggatccgggagtcggttacatacgaggaaggattagcaccctcgtaacgcccaaaattggtacctagttaattaattaatgtcttaatgtcgaaaatttgaaaaatataatccttagcaaaaactgaaaaatgttacgtattaagacccttatcatttcagagaaagaaaatgccacacccaatgcgttagggcacgacattctaatttccttaAAAATGAACTAGGCAAAAATACTcgtacaataaaaatttaaaagaatatccatttattcaagatttaagaaatcgcggcccaatacgttagggcacaattcctctaaagtcccaaactcggaatatttcctttattattattttttagaaaaaatcttcatttcgagaaatcaatgcgtcacatccaatacgttaggacacaaggtgttgaattcccaataatgagttcttattttttgattaaagagaaatgctcgattgttagatttaacaaagaaaatcggaacccaatacgttagggctcaatttccttgaaaatcctaaatacgaacattatctcaattttgaaaattttctatttttaaattcgagtaaaagatgatgtaacGTTATTTTATATGTGCAAATGTCGTAATAACAATGATAACAAATACAAtaatgacataaaaataatataaacaaataaataaaaataaaagatatgaaaatataaatcaacaaacaaagaaaaaaataaaaaataaatgaagaaaggaaagtgcataacatatacattggaattataagaaataaaatacacgatttacatataaaatttgaattataaaatttatataagtatacaatgcatttatgaaaataaagaaaatgtataaatatacatatataaagtttaaaatatatgtaaaaaatataaatatgtatttaagcattttcaaaatataaaaaaatatatacgtatatgtatgaaaatataataggatattcaaaaaatatgtatacatgtaaaacatattaaaaataatttattaatatctacattaagaaaaaaatatgaatatatatataaatatgaaaaaaatagttgaaagaaaataaagatgctcataagaaaataataaacatacatatataattaaaataattacataaaaaataattacatcctaaaaattaactaattttaagaaagatataaaaagaactaaattgaattgcaaataaaaatttggggtaaattcgtaaataaataaagccaaAAGGACCACATTTGAACACGCaaatagaggggctggaagggcaattttcccttctcccttttttaaaattgtagataagtaaaaaataatcgaaaaagaaaaaaagaaaacaataagccacctttaaaaaaactGCCAATagttctcccttttttttattgattctccCCCTTTTTGATGAatggagaggcctctatttatagctgagcctccccaaatccaacggtacaaatcaattacatcaacgactaagattaaagggtatctacaaattaaatctttaagattacaaaatcatatcttctaagattgtatatatcatatctaagattacatatatcatatctaatattgcatatatcatatctaagattgcatatcatatctaagattgtatatcctcgaaaattatgtttccatatgtgagcccgggctaaaattgggtattacagctacccctctttgctcgttgtcgtgtaacaggaacggagcaaagactttagtaatggccaatttttgcccggtcacgctagatcttggtgctcttcttcttcaagcagccACATCCATCCTGCTGCaccttcagaggtataggaattggcgTCTCGATCCACTCCACCACAATATCGGAGAGATAGGATTGGTGACTCGTAACTTTTAATCTGCTTAactgtaatttcagagagataaaatcCATCACTCTAacccactccactacaacttagggagataggatttgtttatttagtctgcCTCACTTCAACTttaggaggataagacttgtttacttagtctgctccactgcaacttcagggagataagactagacacgatctgctctctgcaacttcagagagataagatccaaggttttgatccgctccactacaacttcagggagataggattatcggctctaatctgctccactgcaacttcagggagataagattttccaTCTTCAGTCTAcctcactacaacttcaggaggataagacttgcttgctgagtctgctccactgcaacttcagggagataggattatcggctctaatctgctccactgcaacttcagggagataagatttgccatcttcagtctacctcactacaacttcaggaggataagacttgcttgctgagtctgctccactgcaacttcagggagataagactagatgcgatctgatctctgcaacttcagagagatacgatccaaggttttaatccgctcaaCTGCAACTTTAAGaagataggattatcgactttaatctgctccactgcaactttagggagataagatttgccatcttcagtctgcctcactgcaacttcaggaggataagacttgcttacttagtctgctccactgcaacttcagggagataagactagatgcgatctgctctctacaaattcagagagataagatccaaggttttaatccgctccactgcaactttagggagatatgATTATCGACtctaatctgctccactgcaacttcagggagatagaatttgccgtcttcagtctgcctcactgcaacttcaggaggataagacttgcttacttagtctgctctactgcaacttcagggagataagactagatacgatctgctctctgcaacttcagagagataagatttaaggttttaatccgctccactgcaacttcaaggagataggattatcggccaccgatctgttctctagggaacatgacctgtaaaaaTCCATtctatgaacttaattatgcctagtgattaggatgttatgatcaaaatgatttcaatgctcctaactagacatgcatgaatgacatttgaatgaatgcagaatgtcatttttcgagaattATCACTCAAGTTAtcatttctcaaaatttattaaGCTTTTGTCGCTAACGTTTTTTGCTTGGCTAAACGCTTAATCAAATTGCCCCCTATTTTGAACTTCAAAGCTTAATCCATtaggacataaaatttgtaccatcattctccctcTGCAGCCCGAGGGTAGAACTgtatggcttttcctcaatccactcctatcacaattcaaggatacaggatctaaatctttctggtctcttacaccattcccagggtgtcgtaccaaaggctcatgcgcAAATGAAAGCTCTCTTCCCCGAGGTAGCCTCTTTCAATtgtctggtgatcattgctCACTTGTTTATTTTAGCTTTGTCACCAAACTGACATCTTATCATTTGGTTCaaccaatgtttttgacaacaaaatccaaagagaaagtcctagtttagactcttcctttttagatttccaacctttaaacctagtgcgttctaaataatagtcatgtttcaagcttctgtattatttagaaacttatagagcaatatgcaaaacttcccttgtggaAGTTttgttagtccattaatcattattccaatgcaacatgcttgcgaaaaatgtcataacaatggataagaataaagttagttctgagcatagctcgaaaggaataaattatcaaaaatagtaaagaaggataaagAAATAGATTGGGAAtgcgtatcttggaaaagaatgaagtattccaagaacaaaaaattcaaaataaatagtatggagatgaggtgccccagatatcgcagcttgaacttctctgtacaaactttctgaagacccttctgagtttgacatgtgtttgagagatctacagtactctgtcgatgcctcaAGGTGTTGCCTACTCTTTCCTAataattcaggtatagcaagatcaccacatgccccaatcagGTTAAAATTTGAGTTGCTCTAATCACCTCGTGCCCCATTCCGATCAatatttgagtcgccctttctgggttttcaactcaaatcccctttggtctcaaggtgccttttgcgggttttcactttggactctccattttccttttctttttctttttatcactttttcttcttttttttctctttttttttatattttgattttgactttttttttgaatctgaactcataggattaggcaagtcctcgttatccctttcgatcagaatcaaatttctttcatagagccttttggggcgaaATTTAACTAACTTCGATGGGCTAAACCATGATGAGCCAAAGAAGAAGGCATTGTCCCGGCAAAGAATCCTAAATGcatcgttcatgatgttaatcttgaacatactatAAATTTTTGATATCGTATTATTGTTCAGATTACAATGTCAGTGCTTACCCAAGCATATCCTGATATgaccatacaaagacatctttgaactctttgaagtaactcaataaggttttgcttcattttttcGATTATGCACGTTCCcttaaggtcacaatctccattgtctcctcATGAGGTAAGATTTTAttcctgttctaccatcctcaacaagtctgaaaataggctacaatctatgtcatctttaaAGTCATGAGATTCCTCTAAACACAGATCCCACTCAAAAGGAACTTCTGAGTTCGGAACAGCATcgctcatgtcattgatatctggggacccatagtaggtaccaaagaatatacaaaagaatgtatgaataatcatttgtacaattatgaatgaaataaaagaataatatggGAGAAGATTCGAAAGAatgaaagtataattatttgaaaagaatgaaagaatattggattaaaaaatgaatgcaaagatttattttattacgttcagacatgagcctatttcataaaggaattcttattgcctctaggctgaatgcaacaagtgtgttttgaacattactctgagtaatctctaaatactacaggggtttcttctgcagtctaattatttagaacactcgcAAGTCTATAAGGGCAAAAATCTGAtaaggtcccttcttcagttgtttcATCGTGAACACTTCTCGACACCCcttcatatattgcattcaaTCATGACTGGGTACTAGATGAGCCATCCatcttgacaatacccatgttgatgaatttttcaacagctttttgaaggtaatgcaattctctatagagtgtcccgtaattcccgcatgataatcgcattgtgcacttgcgtcgtaccatttgggatacggaggctgtggaggcttcacatgtaaaggagaaacaacatgcgcatcgaataagctttgatatagctccttgtatgacattggaattggcgtgaactggagtttTTCAGCACCTTGCTTCACATATGAACCCTGCTGATTAGCAATCGATTTACTGTACGTGTTCacgctgttcacctcattttctttttcttttgaggtttgccttctgttatttcctccagcatcaatctttccgctccttatgacgctttcaatcatttcaccattcatgattatgtcagaaaagctttttgtggcactccctaacatatgtgtgatgaatggagctttcaatgtatttatgaatagcattgtcatttccttttccaggagcggtggctgaacttggacggcgacctccctccacctttgtgcgtactgcctaaagctttcatttgatttttttctaaattctgcaaggtgattctatcaggaaccatatttgtcacatgactgtattgTTTTATGAATGCCTGCGCTaaatccctccatgaaccaatcatggtacggctcaattgattgtaccatttagatgctgcccctacgaggctatcctggaaacaatgtatcagcagctggtcattattaacatacccAGACATCCGTCTACAAAACATAGTTATATGAGCTTTGGGgctactagttccattgtacttctcaaactcaggcattttgaacttgtaagggagCACTAAATCAGGAACCAAgttcaattctttagcatcaacCCCATAATAGCTTTCAGTATTTTCCATCGCTCTAGATTTTTCTTCCAACCATTTGTACTTTGCTTCTAGCTGTTTTGACGATTCatccttcattttctctcttccaGCCATTTCATCAAAGTCAGGGACAGTAGGATTAATAAGGTTATCTCCCAAGTTAGAGCCCGATCCAACTTGAAATTTCGTTGGTATTGAAGCATTGGCCTGTAATTGCTGAGACTTAATGGTGATAGAAGATCTGCGTGGATATACCTCAACATGCTGAGGGGTAGAGCCTGAGGGATAAACAAGTCCCTTactgtctccttcttcaatattgagCACAAAGCCCTTTCCTTTATCCACTCCTCCCGTCAACAGCTGAGTCAACTTATCCATCATACTCCCCTGATATTCCAttattttatccatcattttttgttgaattttctcaagctgcttattcatttgttgttgaagctgatcttgcatttccttctggaactgttctagcctttgaTCCATGTCCTTAGTTTCCAAACGAGTACCGTAGCGGCGTTTGGTAGGTTGATTGGTTTCTagattaactgaggagtgatttaaattaattagaatcttttgatgaattttaatgctatgatatcatgtaatgcgaatgcacgaaatgaatgcataaagagatgttgattctgattcaattccatttaaaaaactttactagaaagcaaatctctttacataaagtggataTTTATACGGCTTGCCCTCATAGGCGAAGATATTcaatcctcttcttcattcgagcgttaagataaatctcacaaaCTCTTCAAAAaatgtctcttctatctcctttttgctcgaTCCGAGCCGTAACttgttgctcactcatcctcgtgatgctcattggcttctctttaagaaggttcagcagctctcaaataatctttgtcatctgaatccttgggcaacggagccttagtcgtgtagtcctccattaaattatcatctttCTCTTATCACatgttcttggaccatattcggacaaccatattgtcatcccctttatcaagaaacccatttccttatgacaaactctctatttagcaactgaatgTGAATCAACACTTCTTTTCTaggatgcaaatgcaatgcaatcataataaaaacaacataaaaaacaagttagtacaaagtaaaagcaaatgaataaagTACCTACTCGGGAAACCACTAGGGTTTGGTGTAATTACTCCTAAGGTGGGTAACTAGGGTTCACTATATGTAGTTTGGCTCTAaggtaagggtacctgaactagcagattcctcgatcctcacccattataggctcatacggaccaagtttagttcaggggaatacattttcctatggctacacggagatgaaaatctcacgaagacataggtacggatgtatcccgaaagcaatccgctatcctgcacggaggtgaagacctcacgaaggaaataGCTTTTCACTTCCACTTAAAAGGGTacaatcattcaactcatgtaatgaataatgcaaagatcaattaagcaagaaaatgaatgaatgcACAATGATctcatgattttttaaaaaaaaaattattttctcaacaatAAGAcagaaattaatcaactttgtggatCAACTCTCGTAtgtgtccccagcggagtcgccaagctgtcgaaaccatttttttgaaaaataaaagttttaggttgttgacttttaaaaaatgaaaattgggagtcgccaccaatcttttattgaggtgtgattggatcacctaaaaaaacggctttggtctacgagttttagaaaaacggatccgtgagtcggttacgtacgaggaagaattagcaccctcgtaacgccgaaaattggtacctagttaattaattaatgtcttaatgtcgaaaatttgaaaaatataatccttagcaaaaactgaAAAAcattacgtattaagacccttatcatttcagagaaagaaaatgccatacccaatgcgttagggcacggcattctaatttccttaaaaatgaattaggccaaaatactcgtacaataaaaatttaaaagaatatccatttattcaagatttaagaaatcgcggcccaatacgttagggcacaattcctctaaaatcctaaactcagaatatttcctttattattattttttagaaaaaatcttcatttcgagaaatcaatgcgtcacatccaatacgttaggacacaacgtgtcgaattcctaataatgagttcttattttttgataaagagaaatgctcgattgttagatttaacaaagaaaatcggaacccaatacgttagggctcaatttccttgaaaatcctaaatacgaacattatctcaattttgaaaattttctatttttaaattcgagtaaaagatgatgtaacgttattttatatgtgtaaatgtcgtaataacaatgataacaaatacaataatgacataaaaataatataaacaaataaataaaaaataaaagatatgaaaatataaatcaacaaacaaataaaaaataaaaaataaatgaagaaaggaaagtgcataacatatacattggaattataagaaataaaatacacgatttacatataaaatttgaattataaaatttatataagtatacaatgcatttatgaaaataaagaaaatgtataaatatacatatataaagtttaaaatatatgtgtgaaaaaatataaatatgtatttaagcattttgaaaatataaaaaatatgtacgtatatgtatgaaaatataatagaatattcaaaaaaatatgtatacatgtaaaacatattaaagataatttattaatatctacattaagaaaaaaatatgaatatatatatatatgaaaaaatagttgaaagaaaataaagatgttcataagaaaataataaatatacatatataattaaaaagaattacataaaaaaataattacatcctaaaaattaactaattttaagaaagatataaaaagaactaaattgaattgcaaataaaaaatttggggcaaatccgcaaataaataaagccaAAAGGACCACatttaaacacacaaataatgtagaggggctggaagggcaattttcccttctcccttttttaaaatcgtagataagtaaaaaataatcgaaaaagaaaaaaaagaaaacagtaagccacctttaaaaaaaaactaccaatcgttctccttttttttattgattctccCCCTTTTTGATGAATGGAGAGGCCTCTATATAtagctgagcctccccaaaCCAACGGTAcaaatcaattacatcaacggctaagattaatggttatctacaaattaaatctttaagattacaaaatcatatcttctaagattgtatatatcatatctaagattacatatatcatatctaagattgcatatatcatatctaagattgcatatcatatctaagattgtatatcctcgaaaattatgtttccatatgtgagcccgggctaaaattgggtattacatatatatatatatatattcatgcatttttCTAAGCCCATAGTTGGCCACCTATTTACCCACATTAATTAAGTAGCATAATTGCTACTTTAgcccttttaatttatttcaatcaataattcaacttttaatccttacgcgatttagtccctgtaccttaataactcctaatttcatgaaatttactaaatcaataattaattagctacccaactaacttcataaatatttaattaaatatttacgagtccggTTTACGAAAACAAAATCCTAGAAATACGTTTTCTGACACCCCGACTATCGAGTCGTTTACACTGGGCGACGATTAGGAATTTTAATTATGGGCATTTAAGTCCATATAATGAAATGTAATCAAATTTTTGGGCTGTTAATCAATCCTAATTAGGTCAGAAcataaactctataaataggcatgTTTAGCCTCATTTTAGGAGGCTTGGCTAAGTGAGACACTTAGTTAgctttaggtttttattttctttcaatttagtcctttaaatagtttttgttcttgtttaacTTGGATTCTATTTTAATCCAAGCTTtcaatttaatagtttttagttatttctttttggtttcCAATCGCAATCGAAATTATCTTCGCAATTGTTAAAGGAAATCCCACTTTTGTGCACAAATCGACATCGAGAcagatttattttcttattccattcttatatttaatttactattttgtaTGTTAAATATGAGTTTAGGGAATATTGCATCTAGGTCCATTAGTGACTAGTTTCCTTAGGGAGATTAATGAACGGATGTGTGACTATTAACGAATAAATTAATGTTTAGTTTCGagttagttggtttaaattatgtgcGATTAAACCCTAGGAAGTGAAAACTAGGGGTGtgcattcggttaaccgacccgaattagttaaaatcgaattaaccgacctccaaaattttttaaccgttaatcgaaccggaatttttttaaaaaatattaaccgaaccgaatttttttcggttaaatcggtcggttaaccgaattaaccaaaaatcatatgatttttttggttaaaaattaaccgatttAACCTATTTAACCGATTAACCGATTTAACCTATTTAACCGATTAACTGACTTAACC
The nucleotide sequence above comes from Gossypium raimondii isolate GPD5lz chromosome 13, ASM2569854v1, whole genome shotgun sequence. Encoded proteins:
- the LOC105783926 gene encoding uncharacterized protein LOC105783926 gives rise to the protein MDQRLEQFQKEMQDQLQQQMNKQLEKIQQKMMDKIMEYQGSMMDKLTQLLTGGVDKGKGFVLNIEEGDSKGLVYPSGSTPQHVEVYPRRSSITIKSQQLQANASIPTKFQVGSGSNLGDNLINPTVPDFDEMAGREKMKDESSKQLEAKYKWLEEKSRAMENTESYYGVDAKELNLVPDLVLPYKFKMPEFEKYNGTSSPKAHITMFCRRMSGYVNNDQLLIHCFQDSLVGAASKWYNQLSRTMIGSWRDLAQAFIKQYSHVTNMVPDRITLQNLEKNQMKALGSTHKGGGRSPSKFSHRSWKRK